A single Montipora foliosa isolate CH-2021 chromosome 7, ASM3666993v2, whole genome shotgun sequence DNA region contains:
- the LOC138011292 gene encoding uncharacterized protein isoform X2 — MSRLESELGKLKEVFRSSKDCNEWTKSDKVCGCTDQEFDHLLRNLKSRELEAAVLILQRHIDLEKQIWKCLENLKSIQSGWKGKHIDVTQKLISSQCKVARLRSRLLRCIIQQLCNEGSSEVYLPSWSGIDVISGDNKKKDSPNDGEFIEQQHVSKDDPTAVTGQSTNNESSRVDANSEDLTYSNIEGVHISMSTSTNDTNNESKRVNVNPEDLTYSNIESVQSVMNASTNAESQVLQMSPGRERAPECIYEIAPPPASPSKPCSPSKPKPYSESKKEKSGRTGCVGAEKPEGTMDCKTSAYVQPPVDADQLDEEDAWVVENHHLQDWDPTPVLQELFGDVRPLQATPPQSEEAKVDNIRMAGYMEKLPVKSSQKKGSVFKSWKKRHFKAVGGKLYYYEDHRALQPLGFVNLVHCVVKKVEDKLLEVVEEGGGGKSLKLKCSSIKEAEDWKEALEAESVVPTDSSPPTDELSATEGSTIIIDLGSSSVKAGFVQEDAWPQVIFPCVIAVDKENPESCAYGYTAFLPEKRKNSRLRFPLRKSLKIDKLKFDTLDLIGIFEHVFDNLKVDPSKHKVIMTLPHGSGPQEKEELVGLLLDQFQVEACYLQEQAILAMYSYSAISGIVVDIGDHIDVFPVVEGCMIEAGTTRLPYGGRQMTDSFTRMLTEKGVRLFSEVESYVSRVIKEKVSFVAKREAVENEDEDCSMFVDLEKYSIPDGTREVTVDSARYRCTEGLFKPSVWGKDHLGIHQLTVKAIMACSIDMRKQMCRNIYLSGGGSMSAGLAERLQAEVSELVPFSSHVQVHAGVERQYAAFIGASVVANLPLFDELCVSKDDWDELGPEALAKWLTL, encoded by the exons ATGTCAAGACTTGAAAGTGAACTGGGAAAACTCAAAGAGGTTTTTCGAAGCTCCAAAG ACTGTAATGAATGGACAAAAAGTGACAAAGTCTGTGGATGTACTGATCAAGAATTTGACCACCTGCTTAGGAATCTTAAATCTAGA GAACTAGAAGCTGCAGTTTTAATACTCCAAAGGCATATTGATTTAGAAAAACAAATCTGGAAATGTTTAGAGAATCTGAAATCCATTCAAAG TGGATGGAAGGGAAAACATATTGATGTTACTCAGAAACTTATTTCAAGCCAATGTAAAGTTGCAAGACTAAGAAGCAGGCTCTTGCGTTGTATCATACAG CAACTTTGCAACGAAGGATCCTCTGAGGTTTATCTCCCTTCTTGGTCAGGCATTGATGTCATTAGTGGTGATAACAAGAAAAAAGATTCTCCAAATGATGGGGAATTCATTGAGCAACAACATGTCAGCAAAGATGACCCAACTGCTGTTACTGGCCAAAGCACAAACAACGAAAGCAGTCGAGTCGATGCTAACTCAGAAGATCTAACTTACTCAAATATTGAGGGTGTCCACATTTCAATGAGTACTTCCACAAATGACACAAACAATGAAAGCAAGCGAGTCAATGTTAACCCAGAAGATCTAACTTACTCAAATATTGAAAGTGTCCAGAGTGTAATGAATGCTTCCACAAATGCAGAAAGTCAAGTACTCCAGATGTCGCCAGGGCGTGAACGTGCACCAGAGTGCATTTACGAGATTGCTCCTCCACCTGCAAGTCCTTCCAAACCATGTTCACCATCCAAGCCAAAGCCGTATTCGGAatcaaagaaagagaaaagtgGACGTACAGGTTGTGTTGGTGCTGAGAAGCCAGAAGGAACTAT GGATTGCAAAACATCAGCCTACGTGCAGCCGCCAGTTGATGCCGATCAACTTGATGAAGAGGATGCTTGGGTTGTAGAAAATCATCATTTGCAAGACTGGGATCCA ACTCCTGTTCTTCAAGAGTTGTTTGGTGATGTCCGACCTTTGCAAGCCACTCCTCCT CAAAGTGAAGAAGCTAAAGTTGATAATATCCGTATGGCTGGATACATGGAGAAGTTACCCGTGAAAAGCAGTCAGAAAAAG GGTTCTGTATTCAAGAGCTGGAAGAAACGTCATTTTAAGGCTGTTGGAGGAAAACTCTACTATTATGAG GATCATCGAGCTTTACAACCCTTGGGATTTGTCAACTTGGTCCACTGCGTA GTCAAGAAAGTCGAGGACAAATTGCTGGAAGTTGTCGAAGAA GGTGGAGGAGGAAAATCACTAAAACTGAAGTGCTCGTCTATTAAAGAAGCGGAGGACTGGAAAGAGGCATTGGAAGCTGAGTCTGTAGTACCAACGGACAGCAGTCCCCCAACAGATGAATTATCTGCCACTGAG GGCTCAACCATTATCATCGACCTTGGATCAAGTTCAGTCAAGGCCGGTTTTGTTCAGGAAGATG CCTGGCCGCAAGTTATTTTTCCATGTGTTATTGCTGTCGATAAAGAAAACCC GGAGAGCTGCGCGTATGGTTACACAGCATTTCttccagaaaaaagaaaaaattccagaCTGCGTTTTCCGTTGCGAAAGTCACTAAAAATCGACAAG CTTAAGTTCGATACTCTAGATTTGATCGGGATCTTTGAACATGTCTTTGACAATCTCAAGGTGGACCCTTCGAAGCATAAG GTTATTATGACATTACCCCATGGTTCTGGGCCTCAGGAAAAG GAAGAGCTTGTGGGATTGTTGCTGGACCAATTCCAAGTGGAAGCTTGCTATCTCCAGGAACAAGCAATCTTAGCTATGTACTCGTACAGTGCTATTTCGGGCATTGTCG ttgacatTGGAGATCATATCGACGTATTCCCAGTTGTGGAAG GATGCATGATAGAAGCCGGGACTACAAGACTTCCTTATGGAGGACGGCAAATGACAGACAGTTTCACACGAATGCTTACGGAAAAAGGAGTACg GCTCTTCTCAGAGGTGGAGTCTTATGTCTCAAGAGTCATCAAAGAAAAG GTGTCCTTTGTAGCAAAGCGAGAAGCTGTAGAGAACGAAGATGAAGACTGCTCAATGTTCGTGGATTTGGAAAAGTACTCCATTCCAGACGGCACAAG GGAAGTCACTGTAGACTCAGCCAGATACCGCTGTACAGAGGGACTGTTTAAGCCATCTGTCTGGGGAAAGGACCATCTGGGAATTCACCAACTGACGGTCAAAGCCATCATGGCCTGCAGTATTGACATGCGCAAACAAATGTGTCGAAACATCTACCTGAGTGGAGGAGGCTCTATGTCTGCTG GCCTCGCAGAACGACTGCAAGCGGAAGTTAGTGAGCTCGTGCCATTCTCCTCCCATGTCCAG GTTCATGCTGGAGTTGAGCGTCAATACGCCGCTTTCATTGGAGCTTCAGTCGTCGCCAATCTTCCTCTGTTCGACGAGCTGTGTGTGTCGAAGGACGACTGGGACGAACTCGGACCTGAAGCTTTAGCAAAATGGTTGACATTGTAA
- the LOC138011292 gene encoding uncharacterized protein isoform X1, whose protein sequence is MSRLESELGKLKEVFRSSKDCNEWTKSDKVCGCTDQEFDHLLRNLKSRELEAAVLILQRHIDLEKQIWKCLENLKSIQSGWKGKHIDVTQKLISSQCKVARLRSRLLRCIIQQLCNEGSSEVYLPSWSGIDVISGDNKKKDSPNDGEFIEQQHVSKDDPTAVTGQSTNNESSRVDANSEDLTYSNIEGVHISMSTSTNDTNNESKRVNVNPEDLTYSNIESVQSVMNASTNAESQVLQMSPGRERAPECIYEIAPPPASPSKPCSPSKPKPYSESKKEKSGRTGCVGAEKPEGTILKQDCKTSAYVQPPVDADQLDEEDAWVVENHHLQDWDPTPVLQELFGDVRPLQATPPQSEEAKVDNIRMAGYMEKLPVKSSQKKGSVFKSWKKRHFKAVGGKLYYYEDHRALQPLGFVNLVHCVVKKVEDKLLEVVEEGGGGKSLKLKCSSIKEAEDWKEALEAESVVPTDSSPPTDELSATEGSTIIIDLGSSSVKAGFVQEDAWPQVIFPCVIAVDKENPESCAYGYTAFLPEKRKNSRLRFPLRKSLKIDKLKFDTLDLIGIFEHVFDNLKVDPSKHKVIMTLPHGSGPQEKEELVGLLLDQFQVEACYLQEQAILAMYSYSAISGIVVDIGDHIDVFPVVEGCMIEAGTTRLPYGGRQMTDSFTRMLTEKGVRLFSEVESYVSRVIKEKVSFVAKREAVENEDEDCSMFVDLEKYSIPDGTREVTVDSARYRCTEGLFKPSVWGKDHLGIHQLTVKAIMACSIDMRKQMCRNIYLSGGGSMSAGLAERLQAEVSELVPFSSHVQVHAGVERQYAAFIGASVVANLPLFDELCVSKDDWDELGPEALAKWLTL, encoded by the exons ATGTCAAGACTTGAAAGTGAACTGGGAAAACTCAAAGAGGTTTTTCGAAGCTCCAAAG ACTGTAATGAATGGACAAAAAGTGACAAAGTCTGTGGATGTACTGATCAAGAATTTGACCACCTGCTTAGGAATCTTAAATCTAGA GAACTAGAAGCTGCAGTTTTAATACTCCAAAGGCATATTGATTTAGAAAAACAAATCTGGAAATGTTTAGAGAATCTGAAATCCATTCAAAG TGGATGGAAGGGAAAACATATTGATGTTACTCAGAAACTTATTTCAAGCCAATGTAAAGTTGCAAGACTAAGAAGCAGGCTCTTGCGTTGTATCATACAG CAACTTTGCAACGAAGGATCCTCTGAGGTTTATCTCCCTTCTTGGTCAGGCATTGATGTCATTAGTGGTGATAACAAGAAAAAAGATTCTCCAAATGATGGGGAATTCATTGAGCAACAACATGTCAGCAAAGATGACCCAACTGCTGTTACTGGCCAAAGCACAAACAACGAAAGCAGTCGAGTCGATGCTAACTCAGAAGATCTAACTTACTCAAATATTGAGGGTGTCCACATTTCAATGAGTACTTCCACAAATGACACAAACAATGAAAGCAAGCGAGTCAATGTTAACCCAGAAGATCTAACTTACTCAAATATTGAAAGTGTCCAGAGTGTAATGAATGCTTCCACAAATGCAGAAAGTCAAGTACTCCAGATGTCGCCAGGGCGTGAACGTGCACCAGAGTGCATTTACGAGATTGCTCCTCCACCTGCAAGTCCTTCCAAACCATGTTCACCATCCAAGCCAAAGCCGTATTCGGAatcaaagaaagagaaaagtgGACGTACAGGTTGTGTTGGTGCTGAGAAGCCAGAAGGAACTATCCTAAAACAA GATTGCAAAACATCAGCCTACGTGCAGCCGCCAGTTGATGCCGATCAACTTGATGAAGAGGATGCTTGGGTTGTAGAAAATCATCATTTGCAAGACTGGGATCCA ACTCCTGTTCTTCAAGAGTTGTTTGGTGATGTCCGACCTTTGCAAGCCACTCCTCCT CAAAGTGAAGAAGCTAAAGTTGATAATATCCGTATGGCTGGATACATGGAGAAGTTACCCGTGAAAAGCAGTCAGAAAAAG GGTTCTGTATTCAAGAGCTGGAAGAAACGTCATTTTAAGGCTGTTGGAGGAAAACTCTACTATTATGAG GATCATCGAGCTTTACAACCCTTGGGATTTGTCAACTTGGTCCACTGCGTA GTCAAGAAAGTCGAGGACAAATTGCTGGAAGTTGTCGAAGAA GGTGGAGGAGGAAAATCACTAAAACTGAAGTGCTCGTCTATTAAAGAAGCGGAGGACTGGAAAGAGGCATTGGAAGCTGAGTCTGTAGTACCAACGGACAGCAGTCCCCCAACAGATGAATTATCTGCCACTGAG GGCTCAACCATTATCATCGACCTTGGATCAAGTTCAGTCAAGGCCGGTTTTGTTCAGGAAGATG CCTGGCCGCAAGTTATTTTTCCATGTGTTATTGCTGTCGATAAAGAAAACCC GGAGAGCTGCGCGTATGGTTACACAGCATTTCttccagaaaaaagaaaaaattccagaCTGCGTTTTCCGTTGCGAAAGTCACTAAAAATCGACAAG CTTAAGTTCGATACTCTAGATTTGATCGGGATCTTTGAACATGTCTTTGACAATCTCAAGGTGGACCCTTCGAAGCATAAG GTTATTATGACATTACCCCATGGTTCTGGGCCTCAGGAAAAG GAAGAGCTTGTGGGATTGTTGCTGGACCAATTCCAAGTGGAAGCTTGCTATCTCCAGGAACAAGCAATCTTAGCTATGTACTCGTACAGTGCTATTTCGGGCATTGTCG ttgacatTGGAGATCATATCGACGTATTCCCAGTTGTGGAAG GATGCATGATAGAAGCCGGGACTACAAGACTTCCTTATGGAGGACGGCAAATGACAGACAGTTTCACACGAATGCTTACGGAAAAAGGAGTACg GCTCTTCTCAGAGGTGGAGTCTTATGTCTCAAGAGTCATCAAAGAAAAG GTGTCCTTTGTAGCAAAGCGAGAAGCTGTAGAGAACGAAGATGAAGACTGCTCAATGTTCGTGGATTTGGAAAAGTACTCCATTCCAGACGGCACAAG GGAAGTCACTGTAGACTCAGCCAGATACCGCTGTACAGAGGGACTGTTTAAGCCATCTGTCTGGGGAAAGGACCATCTGGGAATTCACCAACTGACGGTCAAAGCCATCATGGCCTGCAGTATTGACATGCGCAAACAAATGTGTCGAAACATCTACCTGAGTGGAGGAGGCTCTATGTCTGCTG GCCTCGCAGAACGACTGCAAGCGGAAGTTAGTGAGCTCGTGCCATTCTCCTCCCATGTCCAG GTTCATGCTGGAGTTGAGCGTCAATACGCCGCTTTCATTGGAGCTTCAGTCGTCGCCAATCTTCCTCTGTTCGACGAGCTGTGTGTGTCGAAGGACGACTGGGACGAACTCGGACCTGAAGCTTTAGCAAAATGGTTGACATTGTAA